In one Candidatus Paceibacterota bacterium genomic region, the following are encoded:
- a CDS encoding elongation factor P: protein MLEYTELKPGTKIILDKKPYVVLEYSFVRMQMRKPVVQTKLKDLINGGVVERSFYPRDILEEAEIEIKEVKFLYQNKGEFWFCPPDNPGNRFKMDADIIGPAAVFLKQNSLVKAQYFDERIIGVELPIKMELKVVEAPPSIKGNTAQGGTKQVKLETGASVNVPLFINEGDIVRVNTTTGEYVERANKA, encoded by the coding sequence ATGCTTGAATATACCGAATTAAAACCCGGAACAAAGATAATTTTGGATAAAAAACCGTACGTTGTTTTAGAGTACAGTTTTGTCCGCATGCAGATGAGAAAGCCAGTGGTGCAGACCAAACTTAAAGACCTTATAAACGGGGGCGTTGTTGAACGTAGTTTTTATCCTCGGGATATCCTTGAAGAAGCGGAAATTGAAATTAAGGAAGTAAAATTCTTGTATCAAAACAAAGGCGAATTTTGGTTTTGTCCGCCTGACAATCCGGGGAACAGATTTAAAATGGATGCCGATATAATCGGCCCCGCAGCCGTTTTTTTAAAACAAAATTCTCTTGTTAAGGCGCAGTATTTTGACGAGAGGATAATAGGCGTTGAACTTCCGATAAAAATGGAGCTTAAGGTTGTTGAAGCTCCGCCGTCAATAAAAGGGAATACCGCTCAAGGCGGAACAAAGCAGGTAAAACTTGAAACAGGAGCCTCTGTCAATGTGCCGCTTTTTATAAACGAAGGAGACATTGTGCGAGTGAATACCACGACCGGAGAATACGTGGAACGCGCGAATAAAGCATAG
- a CDS encoding RNA polymerase sigma factor, with the protein MENRFYLQLEEEIKTETEKNFKDEEILEKSLENPRFFEFFVDKYQKSFLRTATRVLKNKEESEEAVQDAFVKIYLNVKKYQKQPGVELKSWAYKVLLNCVFTKYRKTKKTLADSEYFDELLYDTPDSSQSFVEKKEKKDEIESVLKELPEDLSELLKQHYLEDKPYAEIANTKGMSMAALKMKLFRARKKFKETMEEIGK; encoded by the coding sequence ATGGAGAATCGATTTTATCTGCAGCTTGAAGAAGAAATAAAAACTGAAACCGAAAAGAATTTCAAAGATGAAGAAATTCTTGAAAAATCCCTTGAAAATCCGAGGTTTTTTGAGTTTTTCGTGGACAAATATCAAAAGAGTTTCTTAAGGACGGCTACGAGAGTTTTGAAAAATAAGGAGGAATCGGAGGAGGCGGTTCAGGATGCTTTTGTTAAAATCTATCTAAACGTAAAAAAATACCAAAAACAGCCTGGCGTGGAGCTGAAAAGCTGGGCGTATAAAGTGCTTTTGAATTGTGTTTTTACGAAATACAGGAAGACCAAGAAAACGTTGGCGGATTCGGAATATTTTGACGAATTGCTCTATGACACGCCGGACAGTTCCCAGTCTTTCGTGGAGAAAAAAGAGAAAAAAGACGAAATAGAAAGCGTTTTGAAAGAACTTCCTGAAGATTTAAGCGAACTTTTAAAACAGCATTATCTTGAGGATAAGCCGTACGCCGAGATTGCCAATACAAAAGGCATGAGTATGGCGGCTTTAAAAATGAAACTTTTTAGGGCCAGAAAGAAGTTTAAAGAAACAATGGAGGAGATAGGCAAATAA
- a CDS encoding type IV secretion system DNA-binding domain-containing protein, protein MEDPNKVTYFGRTNFRNAKVDFGIKQKDRTKHMYVIGKTGMGKTTLLENMAVQDIRNGEGIAIVDPHGSFAEKMLDYIPKERIKDVIYFNPADTEFPIAFNIMEDVGPEQRYLVASGLMGVFKKMWPDVWSARMEYILNNAILALLEYPDATLLGVNRMLSDKEYRKEVVANISDPVVKAFWEQEFAKYTDRFAAEATPAIQNKVGQFTSNPLIRNIIGQPKSSFDFRRVMDEKKIVIMNLSKGLIGELNSRLIGAMLITKIYLAAMSRASANGEKLPDFYLYVDEFQNFATESFKDILSEARKYGLGLILAHQYIAQMEEGVADAVFGNVGTHIIFRVGPADAEVLEKEFSPDFVIEDIVNLGFASIYLKLSIDGVPSRPFSAATLPPIEKQRASFRDEIIDFSRITYCIAKKDVEKKIIESLEPIENTGRKEGKTNQSFSPSAVKNEAEKEDNLSGGPELFEAVCAECGKRTMVPFQPDGKRPVYCQKHRPKNDVSAFDFGQHDRQKENRQREINREFSNASTPPMSLRELSGNTTEFKKKIKKTEPDFKGLRELLAEAMGKDVSGASASADGKRDDAKIIKPGDSVKF, encoded by the coding sequence ATGGAAGATCCCAATAAAGTAACTTATTTCGGGCGCACTAATTTTCGCAACGCGAAGGTTGATTTTGGCATTAAACAGAAAGACCGCACTAAGCATATGTATGTTATCGGAAAGACCGGTATGGGGAAGACTACTCTTCTTGAAAATATGGCTGTTCAAGACATACGGAACGGCGAAGGCATCGCGATAGTTGATCCGCACGGTTCTTTCGCGGAAAAAATGCTGGATTATATTCCGAAAGAAAGAATAAAAGATGTCATATATTTCAACCCTGCCGATACTGAATTCCCGATAGCTTTTAACATCATGGAAGACGTGGGTCCCGAGCAAAGATATCTTGTGGCGTCCGGGCTTATGGGTGTTTTCAAAAAAATGTGGCCGGATGTCTGGTCCGCGAGAATGGAATATATTTTGAATAACGCCATCTTGGCTCTTTTGGAATATCCCGATGCCACTCTTCTTGGCGTAAACAGAATGCTTTCTGATAAGGAATATCGCAAAGAGGTGGTCGCGAACATATCGGATCCTGTTGTAAAAGCGTTTTGGGAGCAGGAATTTGCAAAATATACCGACAGGTTTGCCGCTGAAGCTACTCCCGCGATACAGAATAAAGTGGGTCAATTTACTTCAAATCCTTTGATAAGAAATATAATCGGCCAGCCGAAATCAAGTTTTGATTTCAGGCGAGTGATGGATGAAAAGAAAATAGTGATAATGAACTTATCAAAAGGGCTTATCGGAGAGCTTAATTCCCGGCTTATCGGCGCGATGCTCATAACAAAAATTTATCTTGCGGCGATGAGCCGCGCTTCGGCGAACGGCGAGAAACTTCCCGATTTTTATCTTTATGTCGATGAATTCCAGAATTTTGCCACGGAATCTTTTAAAGATATTCTTTCCGAAGCGAGGAAATACGGACTTGGGCTTATTTTGGCTCATCAATATATCGCGCAGATGGAAGAAGGCGTTGCGGACGCCGTCTTTGGAAACGTGGGCACACATATAATTTTCAGAGTCGGTCCTGCTGATGCCGAAGTTCTTGAAAAAGAATTTTCCCCCGATTTTGTGATAGAGGATATCGTGAATTTGGGTTTTGCCAGCATTTATCTCAAGCTCTCGATAGACGGCGTTCCTTCGCGTCCTTTTTCCGCCGCGACCTTGCCGCCGATAGAAAAACAAAGAGCGTCTTTCCGCGATGAAATTATAGATTTTTCGAGAATAACTTATTGCATCGCGAAAAAAGATGTTGAAAAAAAGATCATTGAATCTCTTGAACCGATTGAGAATACGGGAAGAAAAGAAGGAAAGACAAACCAGTCGTTTTCGCCTTCTGCCGTCAAAAACGAAGCAGAAAAAGAAGATAATCTTTCGGGAGGGCCCGAATTGTTTGAGGCGGTTTGCGCGGAATGCGGAAAACGCACGATGGTTCCTTTTCAGCCCGATGGAAAAAGACCTGTTTATTGTCAAAAACATAGACCGAAAAACGATGTTTCGGCTTTTGATTTCGGCCAACATGACCGCCAAAAAGAAAATAGGCAAAGAGAGATTAACAGAGAATTTTCCAATGCTTCGACGCCTCCCATGTCTTTGCGTGAACTTTCCGGAAACACTACGGAGTTCAAAAAGAAAATAAAAAAAACAGAGCCTGATTTTAAGGGGCTTCGAGAGCTTTTGGCGGAAGCCATGGGAAAAGATGTGTCTGGCGCTTCGGCGTCAGCAGATGGGAAAAGAGATGATGCTAAAATTATAAAACCCGGAGATAGCGTGAAGTTTTGA
- the typA gene encoding translational GTPase TypA — protein sequence MEIRNIAIIAHVDHGKTTITDAIMRQTGAAEEGVSMDSNALELERGITIYSKNTSVTYKGTKINIVDTPGHADFGSEVERVLRSIDSVLLVVDAQEGPMPQTRFVLKKSLELGIKPIVVINKIDKPAADPDRCEEEVFELFLELGASDEQADFPVVYAIGKQGIAKRKLENESKDLSPLLDIILERVQVSSSEEKNKMPLRLQPFNLGYDNFLGRLAVCRVYEGSVVPGQNVFIKKPDGNIRSGKIIKVFTFKGLQRTETESAEAGDIVLISGLPDIYIGETIVADQDTPLLPSIAVDEPTIEINFLVNNSPFAGREGKFVTSRQIREYLEREIEVNVGLKVDFSSNESFRVSGRGELHIAILLENMRRAGYELQASQPKVIIREENGVKMEPFEEVIVDVPKEYQGVAIERLGTRAFIMKDLRIEQETVRMFFEGPTRGLFGYRSQFVIDTKGEGILSSRFVEFRPFVGEIKRKAAGSMVSMASGKALGFSLWNLQERGTLYIGPTTEVYEGMVIGNTSKGEDMSVNPTKGKQLTNMRASGSDEAIVLTPPYKLNIERGLETMSEDEYLEITPSSVRLRKQKLTEIDRIRVKRKER from the coding sequence ATGGAAATCAGAAATATCGCGATAATAGCTCACGTTGACCATGGGAAAACGACCATAACGGATGCCATAATGCGGCAGACAGGAGCCGCTGAAGAAGGCGTTTCCATGGACTCAAACGCGCTCGAACTGGAGCGCGGTATTACCATTTATTCAAAAAACACGAGTGTAACGTATAAAGGGACTAAAATAAATATTGTTGATACTCCGGGGCATGCCGATTTCGGTTCGGAAGTGGAGCGCGTTTTGCGTTCCATAGATTCCGTGCTTCTTGTCGTTGACGCTCAGGAAGGCCCGATGCCCCAAACGCGTTTTGTGCTTAAAAAATCTTTGGAGCTCGGCATTAAGCCGATTGTTGTAATAAATAAAATAGACAAGCCCGCGGCAGACCCGGATCGCTGCGAAGAAGAAGTATTCGAACTTTTTCTTGAACTTGGCGCTTCGGACGAGCAGGCGGATTTTCCGGTGGTGTACGCTATCGGCAAGCAGGGTATTGCGAAAAGAAAGCTGGAAAACGAGTCAAAAGATCTTTCTCCTCTTCTCGATATTATTCTTGAACGAGTTCAGGTTTCTTCTTCCGAAGAGAAAAATAAAATGCCGCTTCGGTTGCAGCCGTTCAATTTGGGTTATGATAATTTTTTGGGGCGTTTGGCGGTCTGCCGTGTTTATGAAGGCAGCGTCGTTCCCGGACAAAATGTTTTTATAAAAAAGCCGGATGGAAATATCCGTTCCGGAAAGATAATCAAAGTATTTACTTTTAAGGGGCTTCAAAGAACGGAAACGGAATCCGCCGAAGCCGGAGACATAGTTCTTATCTCAGGTCTTCCCGATATTTATATCGGAGAAACGATTGTTGCCGACCAAGACACTCCGCTTTTGCCTTCCATCGCCGTTGATGAACCGACGATTGAAATAAATTTTTTGGTGAATAATTCTCCTTTTGCCGGACGCGAAGGAAAATTCGTCACGTCCAGACAAATAAGGGAATATCTTGAGCGCGAGATTGAGGTGAATGTCGGGCTTAAAGTGGATTTTTCTTCAAACGAAAGTTTCCGCGTTTCCGGAAGAGGCGAACTTCATATCGCGATTCTTCTTGAAAATATGAGAAGAGCCGGATACGAGCTTCAGGCATCCCAGCCGAAAGTTATTATCCGCGAAGAAAACGGAGTTAAAATGGAACCGTTTGAAGAAGTTATAGTTGACGTGCCAAAAGAATATCAGGGTGTCGCTATCGAGCGTTTGGGGACAAGGGCTTTTATTATGAAAGATCTGCGTATTGAACAGGAGACCGTAAGGATGTTTTTTGAGGGACCCACGCGCGGGCTTTTCGGATATCGCAGTCAATTTGTGATAGACACGAAAGGTGAAGGAATTCTGTCTTCGCGGTTCGTTGAATTTAGGCCTTTTGTCGGAGAAATAAAAAGAAAAGCCGCGGGCTCTATGGTTTCTATGGCATCGGGCAAAGCGCTCGGTTTTTCTCTTTGGAATTTGCAGGAAAGAGGAACTCTTTATATCGGTCCGACAACTGAAGTTTACGAAGGGATGGTTATCGGAAACACTTCAAAGGGCGAAGACATGTCGGTGAACCCGACGAAAGGAAAGCAGCTTACAAATATGCGCGCTTCTGGTTCTGACGAAGCGATAGTCCTTACTCCTCCGTATAAATTAAATATTGAACGCGGTCTTGAAACAATGTCCGAGGACGAATATCTTGAGATTACGCCTTCTTCGGTGCGGCTAAGGAAGCAAAAGCTTACTGAGATTGACCGTATTAGGGTAAAAAGAAAAGAACGATAA
- a CDS encoding class I tRNA ligase family protein: MPYNHKKVEKKWAEFWKENKTFTPDLNKAKNPFYALFMFPYPSAEGLHIGNFYAFTCVDVVAKYKKLRGFDVFEPIGFDAFGIHSENYALKIGERPRKMLDRTEENFRKQLMSSGIGCDWTREVDTTLPEYYKWTQWIFTKLFERGLAVQKEAFLNWCPGCKTVLADEQIVNGVCERCKSVPQKKMMKQWFFKITDFSERLLTGLENMDWSEITKSAQKNWIGKSEGAEVEFEISGEKVKVFTTRPDTLFGATYFVLSPEHSIVKKITTDSQKSEVEKYIKEAGSKSDLLRTESKEKTGVFTGAFAVNPVNGEKIPVWIADYVLMGYGTGAIMAVPAHDERDFEFAKKYGLEIKQVVAPAVFDHENPPQEGKENTKRNIVHVLVKHPKEDKILFLRWKTQPWKTPITGGIEEGEDEIAAARREVYEETGYKNLEFVKKLPYLISAKFYAAHKDLNRQTLARVIMFKLLDLEQDEISEEEKRDHDAEWMDIKDVADLSPVSEMPHIVDWLNNGDKIFEGDGININSDFLDGIATDKAKEKIIAWLEEKGIGKKMINYKLRDWCISRQRYWGPPIPIIYCEKCGSTGSPQAMVVPEKDLPVLLPDLKTGWEPSGDGKGPLSKVSEFINVKCPKCGGEAKRETDVMDNFLDSAWYFFRYLSPEKENRIFDEAIGKRWLPVDIYIGGNEHAVLHLMYTRFITMVFHDLGLVGFDNPFKRFRANGMILKDGAKMSKSKGNVINPEEYGEKIGYDALKSYILFLGPMSEDRSFSDEGVLGTMRWVERISRLEEKVKDGAKDGKEIEAKLNKIVKQVSDDFEDQKYNTAVAKLMELTNVLSSVKEFSKETWLKFLGIIAPFLPALAEEMWSKSGKDKSIFSGKNWPEYDPKMAEENEVEIAVQINGKFRGSVKVARSAGREEVEKLALMDERLAKYIGPEKPGKVIFVKDKLVNFVK, from the coding sequence ATGCCGTATAACCATAAAAAAGTTGAAAAAAAATGGGCGGAGTTTTGGAAGGAAAACAAAACTTTTACTCCGGATTTAAATAAGGCGAAAAATCCTTTTTACGCCCTTTTTATGTTCCCGTATCCTTCGGCCGAAGGACTTCATATCGGAAATTTTTACGCTTTTACCTGTGTTGACGTGGTGGCGAAGTACAAAAAACTTCGCGGTTTTGACGTGTTTGAGCCTATTGGATTTGACGCTTTCGGTATCCATTCGGAAAACTACGCGCTTAAAATCGGCGAAAGGCCGAGAAAAATGCTTGATCGGACGGAAGAAAATTTCAGAAAGCAATTGATGTCTTCCGGTATTGGCTGTGATTGGACGCGTGAAGTTGATACCACTTTGCCGGAATACTACAAATGGACGCAATGGATTTTTACAAAACTTTTTGAGCGAGGTTTGGCTGTGCAAAAAGAAGCGTTTTTGAATTGGTGCCCCGGTTGTAAAACTGTTTTGGCCGACGAACAGATTGTTAATGGAGTTTGTGAAAGATGCAAGTCGGTTCCGCAAAAGAAAATGATGAAGCAATGGTTTTTCAAAATAACCGATTTTTCGGAGCGGCTTTTAACGGGGCTTGAAAATATGGATTGGAGCGAAATAACAAAATCGGCTCAGAAAAATTGGATTGGAAAATCGGAAGGAGCGGAAGTGGAATTTGAAATAAGCGGAGAAAAAGTAAAAGTTTTTACAACGCGGCCGGATACGCTTTTTGGCGCGACTTATTTTGTTCTTTCGCCGGAGCATTCGATTGTTAAAAAAATAACGACTGATTCGCAAAAAAGCGAAGTTGAAAAATATATTAAAGAAGCGGGGTCTAAATCGGATTTGTTAAGGACGGAATCAAAAGAAAAAACGGGAGTTTTTACCGGAGCTTTTGCCGTAAATCCGGTAAATGGAGAAAAAATTCCGGTTTGGATAGCGGATTACGTTCTCATGGGTTATGGCACCGGCGCCATAATGGCCGTGCCGGCTCACGATGAACGCGACTTTGAGTTCGCGAAAAAATACGGGCTGGAAATAAAACAGGTTGTAGCCCCGGCTGTTTTTGACCATGAAAATCCTCCGCAAGAAGGAAAAGAAAATACAAAAAGAAATATTGTTCATGTTCTTGTTAAGCATCCAAAAGAAGACAAGATTTTATTTTTGCGGTGGAAAACTCAGCCATGGAAAACGCCGATTACTGGCGGCATTGAAGAAGGCGAAGATGAAATTGCCGCAGCCAGGCGGGAAGTTTATGAAGAAACCGGATACAAAAATCTTGAATTTGTAAAAAAACTTCCGTATCTCATTTCCGCCAAATTTTATGCTGCGCACAAAGACTTGAACAGGCAAACGTTAGCCCGCGTTATAATGTTTAAACTTTTGGATTTGGAACAGGATGAAATTTCTGAGGAAGAAAAGAGAGACCATGATGCGGAGTGGATGGACATAAAAGATGTTGCTGATTTATCTCCTGTTTCAGAAATGCCGCATATTGTTGATTGGCTAAATAACGGAGATAAAATTTTTGAAGGCGACGGCATAAACATAAATTCTGATTTTCTTGACGGAATTGCCACAGACAAAGCGAAAGAAAAAATAATCGCATGGCTTGAGGAAAAAGGAATCGGTAAAAAGATGATAAATTACAAACTTCGCGACTGGTGCATTTCGCGTCAAAGATATTGGGGACCGCCAATACCTATTATATATTGCGAAAAATGTGGTTCGACTGGCTCACCACAGGCTATGGTTGTGCCGGAAAAGGATTTGCCGGTTTTGCTTCCTGACCTTAAAACCGGATGGGAGCCGTCCGGAGATGGTAAAGGGCCGCTTTCAAAAGTTTCTGAATTTATAAATGTTAAATGTCCGAAATGCGGGGGAGAAGCAAAAAGGGAAACCGATGTGATGGATAATTTTTTGGATTCGGCATGGTATTTTTTCCGTTATCTTTCGCCCGAAAAAGAAAATAGAATTTTTGACGAAGCGATTGGCAAAAGATGGCTTCCCGTTGATATCTATATCGGAGGAAACGAGCACGCGGTGCTTCATCTTATGTATACCAGATTTATAACTATGGTTTTTCACGACCTTGGTCTTGTTGGTTTTGACAATCCTTTCAAGCGGTTCCGCGCGAACGGAATGATCTTGAAAGACGGGGCGAAGATGAGCAAGTCAAAAGGCAACGTTATTAATCCGGAGGAGTATGGAGAAAAAATCGGTTATGATGCCCTGAAATCTTATATTCTCTTTTTGGGCCCCATGAGCGAAGACAGGTCTTTTTCAGATGAGGGTGTTTTGGGAACGATGCGCTGGGTGGAAAGAATTTCTCGCCTTGAGGAAAAAGTTAAAGATGGGGCAAAAGACGGAAAGGAAATTGAGGCGAAATTGAATAAAATCGTAAAACAGGTATCCGATGATTTTGAAGATCAGAAATATAATACGGCGGTCGCCAAGCTCATGGAACTCACTAATGTTTTATCGTCTGTAAAAGAATTTTCAAAAGAAACATGGCTAAAATTTTTGGGTATAATCGCGCCGTTCTTGCCGGCGCTTGCCGAAGAAATGTGGTCAAAATCGGGGAAAGACAAATCTATTTTTAGCGGCAAAAATTGGCCGGAATATGACCCAAAAATGGCTGAAGAAAACGAAGTTGAAATAGCTGTTCAGATAAACGGGAAATTCAGAGGTAGCGTAAAAGTTGCGAGAAGCGCCGGTCGTGAAGAAGTTGAAAAATTGGCTTTAATGGATGAACGTTTGGCAAAATATATAGGTCCTGAGAAACCGGGAAAGGTGATTTTTGTGAAAGATAAATTGGTGAATTTTGTTAAATAA
- a CDS encoding sigma factor-like helix-turn-helix DNA-binding protein encodes MKNTVSFNPILVTKKLLNGLDERPRDVLEKRFGLYGTGVKTLESIGGVYGITRERVRQIEAFALDKIRQSKDFSSFGDVFDELKNHIDTEGGLVQEEHFLTSRAKQDDHKNHILFLLVVGEPFEKIKEDDHFYHSWTTDMEKAEAIMKSLRRFHSEFDQKKVLSEKEMLFALEKRLKDAAQHEFEENILHSLLKVSKILSSNALGEWGSVYSSFIKPRGMRDFALLVMRKHGSPMHFSEVAGAIKDIFKKPAHVQTVHNELIKNEDNFVLVGRGLYALKEWGYEGGIVRDVIKKVISQSGPLAKEDIIKKVLKERYVKENTILVNLQNKEFFKRNEKGYYTLI; translated from the coding sequence ATGAAAAATACGGTTTCTTTCAACCCAATTTTAGTAACAAAAAAACTTTTAAACGGTCTTGACGAGAGACCGAGAGATGTTTTGGAAAAAAGGTTCGGTCTTTATGGAACCGGCGTAAAAACACTTGAGTCCATTGGCGGCGTTTACGGCATCACGAGAGAAAGAGTTCGGCAAATAGAAGCTTTTGCTTTGGACAAAATCAGACAGTCAAAAGATTTCTCTTCTTTTGGCGACGTCTTTGACGAATTAAAAAATCACATAGACACTGAAGGCGGGCTTGTTCAGGAAGAACATTTTCTTACGAGCAGAGCCAAACAGGATGACCATAAAAATCACATTCTTTTCCTTTTGGTTGTGGGAGAACCCTTTGAAAAAATAAAAGAAGATGATCACTTCTATCATTCCTGGACAACCGATATGGAAAAAGCGGAAGCGATAATGAAATCTTTAAGGCGTTTTCACTCCGAATTTGACCAGAAGAAAGTTCTTTCGGAAAAAGAAATGCTTTTTGCCTTGGAGAAGAGACTAAAAGACGCCGCTCAGCATGAATTTGAGGAAAACATTCTGCATTCGCTGCTTAAGGTTTCAAAAATTCTTTCTTCCAACGCTTTAGGCGAGTGGGGCTCGGTTTATTCTTCTTTTATAAAACCCAGGGGAATGAGAGATTTTGCGCTTTTGGTAATGAGGAAACACGGGTCTCCCATGCATTTTTCGGAAGTCGCCGGAGCAATAAAAGATATTTTTAAAAAACCGGCGCATGTTCAGACCGTTCATAATGAACTTATAAAAAATGAAGATAATTTTGTTTTGGTCGGCCGCGGACTTTATGCTTTGAAAGAATGGGGGTATGAAGGAGGAATAGTGCGCGATGTCATAAAAAAAGTTATTTCACAGAGCGGCCCGCTCGCGAAAGAAGATATCATAAAAAAGGTTTTAAAAGAACGATACGTCAAAGAAAACACAATTTTAGTCAATTTGCAGAATAAAGAGTTTTTCAAAAGGAACGAAAAGGGTTATTATACCCTTATATGA
- a CDS encoding 8-oxo-dGTP diphosphatase, with amino-acid sequence MRIATLCFLMDGDKILLAKKKRGFGVGKWNGVGGKMQEEETIEQAVLREAKEEIGIDSCEDRLEKAGSIKFYFNGKEDWNQEVHIYALKKWEGEPQESEEMSPKWFFHHEMPFDEMWADDRHWMPYFLSGKRFEGEFYFTEDGSVIEKFDIREIF; translated from the coding sequence ATGAGAATTGCCACACTTTGTTTTTTGATGGACGGCGATAAAATTCTTCTTGCAAAGAAAAAGCGCGGTTTTGGTGTCGGAAAATGGAATGGGGTCGGGGGAAAAATGCAGGAGGAAGAAACGATTGAACAGGCGGTTTTAAGGGAAGCGAAAGAAGAAATCGGCATCGATTCTTGCGAAGACCGCCTTGAAAAAGCCGGAAGCATAAAATTTTATTTTAACGGCAAGGAAGATTGGAATCAGGAAGTGCATATTTACGCGCTGAAAAAATGGGAAGGCGAACCGCAGGAATCTGAAGAAATGAGTCCGAAATGGTTTTTTCATCACGAGATGCCTTTTGACGAAATGTGGGCTGACGACAGACATTGGATGCCCTACTTTCTTTCGGGTAAAAGATTTGAAGGGGAGTTTTATTTTACTGAAGATGGAAGCGTGATTGAAAAATTTGACATAAGGGAAATTTTTTGA
- a CDS encoding D-alanine--D-alanine ligase, protein MMMRNLRVGVARGGPSSEYEVSLKTGGEILRHLPEKYKGVDLLFDKKSNWHSWGYPKKPHQIFAPERGGVDIVFNALHGEFGEDGRAQQLFESFNIPYTGSQIAPSAFAMKKHLARDMFLRHGLKIPRGFVLKKDENEKWDAEYFAGRVFNSMPPLWVVKPGAAGSSVGVSICKSFSELVLGIGNAGKYGNVVLVEEFIKGVEATCGILEDFRGEREYTLPIIEIVPTKENFFGYDSKYSGSTREICPAGFERKVKREIENMAKEAHRALGCRHYSRADFIVSDRGVFLLEVNTLPGLTSESLFPKAASAAGLEFPALLDHIISLALNRH, encoded by the coding sequence ATGATGATGCGGAATCTAAGAGTCGGTGTCGCTCGCGGAGGCCCTTCTTCCGAGTACGAGGTGTCTCTTAAAACGGGGGGAGAGATTTTGAGGCATTTGCCTGAAAAATACAAAGGCGTTGATTTGCTTTTTGATAAAAAAAGCAACTGGCATTCGTGGGGTTATCCTAAAAAACCGCACCAGATTTTCGCGCCGGAACGAGGCGGTGTCGATATTGTATTTAATGCTTTGCACGGAGAGTTTGGCGAAGACGGCAGGGCGCAGCAGCTTTTTGAGTCTTTCAATATTCCTTACACCGGTTCGCAAATCGCGCCATCGGCTTTTGCCATGAAGAAACATTTGGCGCGGGATATGTTTTTAAGGCATGGACTAAAAATTCCACGAGGGTTTGTTTTAAAAAAAGATGAAAATGAAAAATGGGATGCGGAATATTTTGCCGGAAGAGTTTTTAATTCTATGCCGCCTTTGTGGGTGGTAAAGCCCGGAGCTGCCGGTTCTTCCGTTGGCGTAAGTATTTGCAAAAGTTTTTCAGAGCTTGTATTGGGAATTGGAAATGCCGGAAAATACGGCAATGTAGTTTTGGTTGAAGAATTCATAAAAGGGGTGGAAGCTACATGCGGAATTTTAGAAGATTTTCGCGGAGAGAGGGAATACACTTTGCCTATTATTGAAATTGTGCCGACTAAAGAAAATTTTTTCGGATACGACTCAAAATATAGCGGTTCAACGAGAGAAATTTGCCCGGCAGGGTTTGAGAGAAAGGTGAAAAGAGAAATTGAAAATATGGCCAAGGAAGCTCACCGGGCGCTTGGGTGCCGCCATTATTCGCGAGCTGATTTTATCGTTTCAGACAGAGGTGTTTTTCTTCTTGAAGTTAATACTTTGCCCGGACTTACCTCAGAATCGCTTTTTCCAAAAGCTGCCAGCGCGGCTGGCCTGGAATTTCCGGCGCTTCTTGACCATATCATTTCTTTGGCGTTGAATAGGCATTGA